The window AGCTTCTCAAAATGAATCACAACCGCCTGGCATCGCTGCCCCGGGACGCACTCGGCGCGCTGCCTGACCTGCGCTCCCTGCGTATCAACAACAATCGGCTGCGTACGCTGGAGCCCGGCACCTTCGACGCGCTGAGCGCGCTGTCACACCTTCAACTCTATCACAATCCCTTCCACTGCGGCTGTGGCCTCGTGTGGCTGCAGGCCTGGGCCGCGAGCACACGAGTCTCGTTGCCTGAGCCAGATTCCATTGCGTGTGCCTCACCTCCCGCGCTGCAGGGTGTGCCGGTGCACCGCCTGCCCGCCCTGCCCTGTGCGCCGCCCAGTGTGCGTCTGAGTGTAGAGCCGCCGCTTGAGGCTCCCGGCACCCCTCTGCGCGCGGGTTTGCCTTTCATGTTACATTGTGACGCTGAAGGCCACCCCACGCCCCGCCTGCAATGGCAACTTCAGATCCCTGGTGGCACCATAGTCTTAGAGCCGCCAGTCCAGGGTAGGGAGGATGATGGGGAcagggcagaggaggaggaggaagaagaaggagatggAGACGTGCCAGCGCAGACCGAAGCCCCAACAGCGACTCCGGCGGCACCGGCTTGGCCCGCACCTCCAGCAACTCCGCGTTTCTTGGCCCTAGCAAATGGCTCCCTGTTGGTGCCGCTTCTGAGTGCCAAGGAGGCAGGCGTCTACACATGCCGTGCACACAATGAGCTGGGCGCCAACTCGACGTCAGTACGCGTGTCTGTAGCTGCAGCCGGTCCTCCAAAGCACGCTCCTGGCGCAGGGGGAGATCCTGGTGGTCAGGCCCCAACCTCTGAGAGAAAGGCCACAGCCAAGGGCAGGGGCAACAGCGTCCTGCCCTCTAAGCCTGAGGGCAAAACCAAAGGCCAAGGCCTGGCCCGCGTTAGCATCCtcggggagacagaggcagagctggaggaggaggagggaggagaaggagaggaagtggAAGACCAGATCCCTGCGGACCCGGTGGAAGAGAAGCACTGTGGTCGCGGGGACCCCTCTCTGTACGTGTCTAACCACGCGTTCAATCAGAGTTCAGAGCTCAAGCCACACGTCTTCGAGCTGGGTGTCATCGCGCTGGATGTTGCGGAGCGCGAGGCGCGGGTGCAGTTAACGCCGCTGGCTGCGCGCTGGGGCCCTGGGCCGGGCGGGGCTGCGGGAGCCGGGCGACCTGGGCGGCGGCCCCTGCGCCTGCTCTATTTGTGTCCAGCGGGCGGCGGCGCGGCGGTGCAGTGGTCCCGCGTGGAGGATGGTGTCAATGCTTACTGGTTCCGCGGCCTGCGGCCCGGCACCAACTAC of the Castor canadensis chromosome 19, mCasCan1.hap1v2, whole genome shotgun sequence genome contains:
- the Islr2 gene encoding immunoglobulin superfamily containing leucine-rich repeat protein 2 — its product is MAPVQALWLAWALLGAAGACPEPCACVDKYAHQFADCAYKELREVPEGLPANVTTLSLSANKITVLRRGAFANVTQVTSLWLAHSEVRTVEPGALAVLSQLKNLDLSHNLISSFPWSDLHNLSALQLLKMNHNRLASLPRDALGALPDLRSLRINNNRLRTLEPGTFDALSALSHLQLYHNPFHCGCGLVWLQAWAASTRVSLPEPDSIACASPPALQGVPVHRLPALPCAPPSVRLSVEPPLEAPGTPLRAGLPFMLHCDAEGHPTPRLQWQLQIPGGTIVLEPPVQGREDDGDRAEEEEEEEGDGDVPAQTEAPTATPAAPAWPAPPATPRFLALANGSLLVPLLSAKEAGVYTCRAHNELGANSTSVRVSVAAAGPPKHAPGAGGDPGGQAPTSERKATAKGRGNSVLPSKPEGKTKGQGLARVSILGETEAELEEEEGGEGEEVEDQIPADPVEEKHCGRGDPSLYVSNHAFNQSSELKPHVFELGVIALDVAEREARVQLTPLAARWGPGPGGAAGAGRPGRRPLRLLYLCPAGGGAAVQWSRVEDGVNAYWFRGLRPGTNYSVCLALAGEACHVQVVFSTKKELPSLLVIVTVSVFLLVLATVPLLGAACCHLLAKHPGKPYRLILRPQAPDPMEKRIAADFDPRASYLESEKSYPVGGEVGGEEPEEAPGEGLDEDAEQGDPSGDLQREESLAACSLVESQSKANQEEFEAGSEYSDRLPLGAEAVNIAQEINGNYRQTAG